GGCCCAGCAGCGTCGGGGCCATCGAGCCCGTGGGGACCACGTAGGCCTCGGCCGAGAAGGTTCGGAACAGCAGGACGCCGACGCAAAGCGCCACCAGCAGCTCCACCGTCTGGCGCAGAACGCCCGGAGCCGACGCGTCGTCGACTTCGGGCGAGACTGGGCTGATGGTGGGCGTGTCGTCCATGCAGGCTCGTCCGCTTCGGAAAGGGGGGACCGACTCGGCGGCGACGCCGGAGGGGGGTCAATCCTCGCTGTCGTCGAGGACCGAGAGGAAGGCCTCCTGGGAGATCTCCACGTTCCCCACCTGCTTCATACGCTTCTTGCCTTCTTTTTGCTTTTCGAGGAGCTTCCGTTTCCGCGAAATGTCGCCGCCGTAGCACTTGGCGGTGACGTTCTTCCGCAGAGCGGAGATCGTCTCGCGGGCGACCACCCGACTTCCGATGGCGGCCTGGATGGCGACCTCGAACTGGTGCCGGTCGATCTCACCCCGGAGCTTCTTGACCAGCTTGCGGCCGCGGCGGTCGGCGTGGGCGCGGTGGACGACGATCGAGAGTGCGTCGACCTTCTGGCCGGCCACCAGGATGTCGAGCCGACAGAGGTCGTCGGCCCGGAATCCCATCAGCTCGTAGTCCATCGTGCCGTAGCCGCGAGTGGCGCTTTTGAGCTTGTCGTAGAGGTCGTAGATCATCTCGGCCATCGGCAGTTCGTACGTCAAGATGGCGCGGGAGGACGAGAGGTACTCGGTCTTGATGTAGGTCCCGCGGCGATCCTCGCAGAGCTGCATGATCGCGCCGATGTTTTCGGTCGGCAGGATGAAATTGATCTTGGCGATGGGCTCGCGGAACTCCTCGATGTCGCCCGGATCGGGAATGCGGGTCGGGTTCGAGATGTGGAGCGTCACGCCCTTCTTGGTCAGGATCTCATAGGTGACGTTCGGGGCCGTTTGGACGAGGGCGAGGTTGCTCTCTCGTTCGAGCCGCTGCTGGACGATCTCCATGTGGAGCATGCCCAGGAAGCCGCAGCGGAAGCCGAACCCCAGCGCGTCGGAAGTCTCCGGCTCGAAGGTGAAACTGCAATCGTTGAGCGCGAGCTTCTGGAGGGCCGTGCGCAGGTCGTCGAACTGATTGTGCGAGGCCGGGAAAAGGCCGCAGAAGACGACCTGGACGGGCTCTTCATAGCCCGGGAGGGCCTCGGCCGCCGGGTGGGGGACCTGGGTGATTGTGTCGCCGATGCGGACGTCCGAGAGCTGCTTGATGTTGGCGACGACGTAGCCGACCTGGCCGACGCCCAAATCCTGACAGGCGACCTCGCGAGGTCGGAACCGGCCCAGACCGATGACGTCGTGATCGGTTCCGCCAGCCATAAGCCGGATCTTCTGGCCGACCTTCAAAACGCCGTCGACGACGCGGACGTAGACGACGACGCCCTGATAGTCGTCGAACTTCGAGTCGAAGATGAGGGCTCGCAGGGGCTTGGTTGGATCGCCGGAAGGGGGCGGGACGCGTTCGATGATCGCCTTGAAGAGATCGGTGACGCCCACGCCGGTCTTGCCGCTGACGGCGAGAACCTCGCTCGGATCGATTCCGAGCGTGGTCATGATCTCTTCCTTGATCTCATCGGGCCGAGCCGCCTGCATGTCGATCTTGTTGAGCGCCGGAACGATGGCGAGGTCGCTGGCGACTGCAAGGTAGGCGTTGGCGACGGTCTGCGCCTGGACGCCCTGGGTGGAGTCGACGAGGAGGATGGCGCCCTCGCAGGCGGCGAGCGAGCGGGAGACCTCGTAGTGGAAGTCGACGTGACCCGGGGTGTCGATCAGGTTCAGCTCGTACGTCTGCCCTTCAAGGACGTAGTTGATCGCGACCGCGCGGGCCTTGATGGTGATGCCCCGTTCGCGCTCCAGGTCCATGTCGTCCAGGAGCTGCTCGCGGAATTCGCGCTGGCTGATCGCCCCGGACTGGAGCAGGATCTGGTCGGCCAGAGTGCTCTTGCCGTGGTCGATGTGGGCGACGATGGAGAAATTACGGATGTACTTGGGGTCGAAGGCCATAAATCAGGTCCGATGACATGGATCGGTCGTCCCGAACGCGATGTGCGTCGGTCCTCGACGTCCAGGCGGCGCGGTCGTGGGAGGGCGTTGGAAGCTCCGCGCCGCGGTGCGCGGGGGGCTGGGCCGGGCCCGTCCACGGCGGCGGCGATTGTTCCGGTAGTGGGCCCACCCGTTAAAGATTATATTGGATGGAAGTCGTCACGAGAAGCCGGCTTGTCCCGGGCTCGGCGGCGTCGCTCAGTTCCGCCCCCGCCGCGCCCGACTGCTTCTCGTCAAGGGCCCGGCGCCTGGGGCCTCGTTTCAGCAGGTGCGGTCATGAAATGCGTCTCGGCCCTGTCCACGGCTCGAAGCGCCAGCACGGCGTTTCACCAGATCCTTGAGCGTCTGGCCGCCGAGCCGGGAGCCGACGACGAGCCGGCCGACTTCACCCTCATCTTCAGCTCACGACATCATGCACCCGTTCTGGGAAAGCTGTCGCAGGCGTTTCTGGAGCAGGATCGGACCAAGCACGTCCTCGGTTGCACGGGTGAGGCGATCGTTGGGGACGACCTAGAAGTCGAGAACAAGCCTGCCCTGGCGATCTGGTCGCTCTGGCACCCATCCATCGAGATTCAGCCCGTTCGCTTCGATCCCGGCGGGGGGCCGTTGCGGCAGGCGATGGGGGCCCTCGAAAAACCGGCCGAGTCGACGTTGATCCTGCTGGCCGACCCCTTCTCGTTCGGCATCGGCGACTGCCTCAAGGTGGCGAACGACGGCTTTCCCGGACTTCGGATCATCGGCGGAATGGCCTCCGGAGCCGCCGAGCCGGGAGGAAACCGCCTCCTCCTCGACGGCGAGGCTTTCACCGACGGCGCGGTGGCGCTCCGGCTCTCAGGGCCTGTCGGCGTTCGGACCGTCGTCAGCCAGGGGTGTCGGCCGATCGGTCGCACGATGCTTGTCACCAAGGCCGAGCAGAACATCATCCGCGAACTGGGCCGTCGACCAGCCTTGGAGGCCCTTCGCGAGGTCTTTACCGACCTTCCCGAGGAGGACGTGGAGAAGGTTCAGGAGGGGCTCCACATCGGCCGGGTCATCAACGAATACCAGGAGTCGTTTCACCGGGGGGACTTCCTGGTCCGCAACGTCGTCGGGGCCGACGAATCCGGGTCGATCCAGATCAGCGACCTGATCCGCGTCGGCCAGACGATCCAGTTCCACGTCCGCGACGCCGAGACGGCCGACGAGGACCTGCGCGAAAGCCTCCTCATGCGCCCCAAACGCGATCCAGGGGGGATGGAACCCGTCGGCGCCCTGCTCTTCTCGTGCAACGGCCGTGGCACGCGATTCTTCAAGACGCCCAACCACGACGTCTCGACCATCCATGAGGTCCTCGGTCCGATCCCAGTCGCCGGCTTCTTCGCGATGGGAGAGTTCGGCCCGATCGGCGGTCAGAACTTCGTCCACGGCTTCACGGCGAGCGTTGCGGTCTTCGAGCGGCCTTCGATCTGAGGTCCGCCGCGGCACTTGCCCCCCCAGGCTGATTTTGACATGATCGACCGGCCGTAACGGGAGCGGCAGCTCCGTCACCGGCGCGGAATTTCGGAAGCAATGGTCCCACGAGCTGGCAAGAGTCAGGAGAGCGTTTCATGGCGAGCCCGAAAGTCGAGGCTCCGGCGGGCGGCGAGAAGATCACCATCAAGGACGGCAGGCTGACCGTCCCCGACCGACCGATCATCCCGTTCATCGAGGGCGACGGCACTGGCCCCGACATCTGGCGAGCCAGCGTCCGCGTTCTGGACGCGGCCGTTGAGAAGGCGTACGGCGGCAAGAAGAAGATCGCCTGGGCCGAGGTCTACGCCGGCGGCAAGTCGCACTCGCTGTTCAACACCTGGCTCCCGGACGAGACGGTCGACGCCTTCCGCGAGTACCTCGTCGGCATCAAGGGCCCGCTCACGACGCCCGTCGGCGGCGGTATCCGCTCGCTAAACGTGGCGCTCCGGCAGTTACTGGACCTCTACGTCTGCCTCCGCCCGGTGCGGTGGTTCAAGGGCGTCCCTTCGCCCGTGAAGCACCCCGAGAAGGTGGACATGGTCATCTTCCGGGAGAACACCGAGGACGTCTACTCGGGCGTTGAGTTCGAGGCCGGCACCCCTGAGGTCAAGAAACTCCTCGAGTTCATCAAGACCGAGTTCCCCGCCTCCTACAAGAAGATCCGCTTCCCCGAAACCTCGGGCGTCGGCATCAAGCCGGTCTCCCTTGAGGGGAGCGAGCGGCTCATCCGGTCGGCCATCGAATACGCGATCGCCACCGGCCGGAAGAGCGTGACGCTCGTCCACAAGGGGAACATCATGAAGTTCACCGAGGGCGCGTTCCGCAACTACGGCTACGCCCTTGCCGAGCGTGAGTTCGCCGACAAGACGTACACCTGGGATCAGTGGGAGAAGACCAAGGCCGACAAGGGCGAGGAAGCCGCCAACGCGGAGCAGAAGGCCGCTCTGGCCGCCGGCAAGGTCCTCATCAAGGACGCCATCGCGGACATCGTCCTCCAGCAGGTCCTCACCCGGCCGACCGACTTCGACGTCATCGCCACGATGAACCTCAACGGCGATTACCTGTCGGACGCCCTGGCCGCGCAGGTCGGCGGCATCGGCATCGCGCCGGGCGGCAACATCAACTACGCCACCGGCCACGCCGTCTTCGAGGCCACCCACGGCACCGCTCCCAAGTACGCCGACCTCGACCAGGTGAACCCTGGCTCGGTCGTCCTTTCGGGCGAGATGATGCTCCGCTACATGGGCTGGACCGAGGCCGCCGACCTCATCATCAAGGGGATGGACGGCGCGATCGACCAGAAGACCGTCACCTACGACTTCGCCCGCCTCATGGAAGGTGCGAAGCAGGTCAAGTGCAGCGAGTTCGCCACGGCGGTCATCTCCAAGATGTGAGCCGACGGGCTTCGGCCGAGGACGTCGTCGTCGACGTCCTCGGCAATCCCCGACCCCGAGGGCGTCTATGCGCGTGACCCTGGTCACGGAAACCTTCCCTCCCCAGGTCAACGGCGTTTCACGCACCCTGGGAGAGTTGGCGCGCAGGCTCGGCGAGGGCGGCGACGCCGTGCAGGTCGTCTACCCCGATTACGGCGACCGTCCCAATCGACCCGACGCCTATCGCGTGGGTTCCTTCCAACTCCCGTTCTACCGGGAGATCCACGTCCCCCTGCCCCCCTTCAGTCGAGTCCATAAGGCGATCGACGCCTTCCGCCCCGACGTGATCCATGTCGCCACCGAGGCCTTCCTCGGCTTCAGCGCGCTGCGCCACGCCTCCCGGCGATCGATCCCCATCGTCTCCAGCTTCCATACCAACTTCGATCAATACAGCAGCCACTACGGCGTCGGCTGGGCGCGTTCGACGATCTGGCGCTACCTCCGGTGGTTCCACAACCGGACGAAGCAGACGTACGTCCCGTCGCGGACGACGATCGACCTCCTTGAAGGCCGGGGCTTCGAGCGACTCGTCCTCTGGCCTCGGGGCGTTCACTCCTCGTTCTTCCGGCCCGACCGACCGGGCCGCGATCGAATCCGGGCCGAGTTCGGCTGGGCGCCGGAGGACGTTGTGGTGAGCTACGTGAGCCGGATCGCCCCCGAGAAGAACGTCGACTTCCTGGCCGACGCTCTGGCGATCGTCGCCGAGCGCCGGCCGCAGGTACGCATCCTGTTCGTGGGCGATGGCCCGTCTCGCGAGGCGCTGGAGACTCGGATGGGGGGCGCGGTGAAATTCGCCGGCTACCGGACCGGGGACGACCTGGCCGACCACTACGCGGCGGGCGACGTCTTCGCCTTCACTAGCACCACGGAGACTTTCGGCAACGTCGTCCTGGAAGCGATGGCTTCGGGCATGCCGGTCGTCGCCCTTCGAGCCGGGGGCGTCGGCGAGATCGTCCGCGATGAGGAGACGGGGATCTTGCTCGACCCCGACGCCCCGCCGGACGCCTTCGCCCGTGCCTTGATTCGCCTGGCCGATCGCAACGAGGTGCGTCGCCGCATGGCCGAGGCCGCCCGCGCTTACGCTGAATCGCAGAGCTGGGACGCCATTATGGACGGCCTTCGCGACCATTACGCCCAGGTCATCGCGGAGGCCCGCTCGACCCGCGAGACCTCGGCTACGGCGTCCTGAGCGGGCCGGCGGTTCTGGAGCCGTCGAAGTTCTCGAAGGCCGCATAGCGATCTTTTGCGACCCACAAGCCCAGGTAACCGCCATCCGGGGGTGTCGGGATGAGCCGCGAGGGGAGGTAATCCTCGTTCAGCAAGGCCTTCAGCGCCGGGAACGGGGGATAACCAACGAAGATCAACGGCGGACGTTTCGCGCGCAGGTCGTCCATGATCTCGGCGATCCTCGGCGTGATGATGGGGTGGGGCTTGTCGGCGAAGTCGCGCAGCAGGTTGTCCGTGAACAGGTGCCGGCTCGCACCGTCGAGATTGCCGTAGAAGAAGAGCGGGCTTTGCCAACCCCAGACGAACAGTTGCGGATTCTCGAAGACCTCCTTGCGCCGGCCGAGCTCCTTCCCCAACGTCCGGAGCGCGACCCACTGGCCGCCCCCCTTGTAGCGGACCGTGAGGTCCTGCGGAGGACACATCAGGTAGTCCCGGACCTGGAGGAAGGTCGTTCCCAGAGTTGCGGCGACGACCAACAGCAGGCCGGCGAGGTCGATCGGCCTGAACTTCGTCCGCAAGGCCGCCAGGCAGTCAGCCGCCGTGACGGCCGCGGCAAGGGCAACGCCCGCGATGGGGAGGAGATAATAATGGGCCCAGTACATCCCGGGTAGCACCACCTCCGCCAGCGTCGCAGCCGTCCAACCGGCGGCGATCCGACGCGTCGGCGTGGTCGTCGGCGCGAAGGCGATGTGCATGAGGCACGCCGGTAGAATCGCCCACAACGGCCAGCTTCCCCGAGCCCACCAGACCAGATAGTTGGTCGTTCCGAAAGGCCAGGGAAGTCGGCCCTCCGGATCAGCATTGCCGGTGAACCAGCGAATCCATCCCGACGGAGCACCCTTCTCCGGAGCAAGGTCGGTCGCCATCGCCCGGCCGAATCGGAAGATGTCGTCGTAGGCGGAGACGCCTGCTCCCTGCACGACCAGGATCAACGCTGCGACCCCGAGCGTCAGCGCCAGCCCGAGGCTCAGACCACCGATAGCCTTCAGGCCCTCCTTCGATCGCCGCAGCGCCAGGGCGACGACGTAAACGCCGAGCGGCAGGATCGCGATCTGCTTCACCAGCGTTGCCGCTCCGAGCGCCGCGCCCGCGAGGACGAAGATCCAGACCTTCCCCCGGTCCCAGCCCGCGACCATCAGCGCGAGCGAAGCGACCGAGAAGAAGTTCATGAAGTGCTCCATGTTCGACCCGTTGCCGTACAGGTATGGATCCGCGCTCAGGATCGCGAACAGGAACGCCGCCAGCGTCGCTGCGAACGCCCCCGACAGCCGCAACCCGAGCCACCAGACGAGGGCGATCGTCCCCAGGACGTAGGGGATCGGCAGCAGGCGGATGGCCGTCTCGGTGTAACCGAAAACCGCGATCGCCGCGGCGTAGAGCCAGTATCCCAGCGGCGGCTTGTTCTCGGTCAGGTCGCGATAGAGAACATCCCCGGCGAGGATCCGCCGCCCCATGTGGGCGTAGATCGCCTCGTCGCAGTCGAGCGGCTCCGACGGCCCCGTCGCCGCCGGCCAGAGGCGCAGGCCGGTGGCCTCGGCGATCGTCGGCGCGAAGGTGTGGGCGCGCCACCAGACGTCAAAGGCCAGCACGACCAGCAGAATGAGGAGCGACTTACGCAT
The nucleotide sequence above comes from Paludisphaera rhizosphaerae. Encoded proteins:
- a CDS encoding FIST signal transduction protein; the encoded protein is MKCVSALSTARSASTAFHQILERLAAEPGADDEPADFTLIFSSRHHAPVLGKLSQAFLEQDRTKHVLGCTGEAIVGDDLEVENKPALAIWSLWHPSIEIQPVRFDPGGGPLRQAMGALEKPAESTLILLADPFSFGIGDCLKVANDGFPGLRIIGGMASGAAEPGGNRLLLDGEAFTDGAVALRLSGPVGVRTVVSQGCRPIGRTMLVTKAEQNIIRELGRRPALEALREVFTDLPEEDVEKVQEGLHIGRVINEYQESFHRGDFLVRNVVGADESGSIQISDLIRVGQTIQFHVRDAETADEDLRESLLMRPKRDPGGMEPVGALLFSCNGRGTRFFKTPNHDVSTIHEVLGPIPVAGFFAMGEFGPIGGQNFVHGFTASVAVFERPSI
- the icd gene encoding NADP-dependent isocitrate dehydrogenase, yielding MASPKVEAPAGGEKITIKDGRLTVPDRPIIPFIEGDGTGPDIWRASVRVLDAAVEKAYGGKKKIAWAEVYAGGKSHSLFNTWLPDETVDAFREYLVGIKGPLTTPVGGGIRSLNVALRQLLDLYVCLRPVRWFKGVPSPVKHPEKVDMVIFRENTEDVYSGVEFEAGTPEVKKLLEFIKTEFPASYKKIRFPETSGVGIKPVSLEGSERLIRSAIEYAIATGRKSVTLVHKGNIMKFTEGAFRNYGYALAEREFADKTYTWDQWEKTKADKGEEAANAEQKAALAAGKVLIKDAIADIVLQQVLTRPTDFDVIATMNLNGDYLSDALAAQVGGIGIAPGGNINYATGHAVFEATHGTAPKYADLDQVNPGSVVLSGEMMLRYMGWTEAADLIIKGMDGAIDQKTVTYDFARLMEGAKQVKCSEFATAVISKM
- the lepA gene encoding translation elongation factor 4, whose protein sequence is MAFDPKYIRNFSIVAHIDHGKSTLADQILLQSGAISQREFREQLLDDMDLERERGITIKARAVAINYVLEGQTYELNLIDTPGHVDFHYEVSRSLAACEGAILLVDSTQGVQAQTVANAYLAVASDLAIVPALNKIDMQAARPDEIKEEIMTTLGIDPSEVLAVSGKTGVGVTDLFKAIIERVPPPSGDPTKPLRALIFDSKFDDYQGVVVYVRVVDGVLKVGQKIRLMAGGTDHDVIGLGRFRPREVACQDLGVGQVGYVVANIKQLSDVRIGDTITQVPHPAAEALPGYEEPVQVVFCGLFPASHNQFDDLRTALQKLALNDCSFTFEPETSDALGFGFRCGFLGMLHMEIVQQRLERESNLALVQTAPNVTYEILTKKGVTLHISNPTRIPDPGDIEEFREPIAKINFILPTENIGAIMQLCEDRRGTYIKTEYLSSSRAILTYELPMAEMIYDLYDKLKSATRGYGTMDYELMGFRADDLCRLDILVAGQKVDALSIVVHRAHADRRGRKLVKKLRGEIDRHQFEVAIQAAIGSRVVARETISALRKNVTAKCYGGDISRKRKLLEKQKEGKKRMKQVGNVEISQEAFLSVLDDSED
- a CDS encoding ArnT family glycosyltransferase; protein product: MRKSLLILLVVLAFDVWWRAHTFAPTIAEATGLRLWPAATGPSEPLDCDEAIYAHMGRRILAGDVLYRDLTENKPPLGYWLYAAAIAVFGYTETAIRLLPIPYVLGTIALVWWLGLRLSGAFAATLAAFLFAILSADPYLYGNGSNMEHFMNFFSVASLALMVAGWDRGKVWIFVLAGAALGAATLVKQIAILPLGVYVVALALRRSKEGLKAIGGLSLGLALTLGVAALILVVQGAGVSAYDDIFRFGRAMATDLAPEKGAPSGWIRWFTGNADPEGRLPWPFGTTNYLVWWARGSWPLWAILPACLMHIAFAPTTTPTRRIAAGWTAATLAEVVLPGMYWAHYYLLPIAGVALAAAVTAADCLAALRTKFRPIDLAGLLLVVAATLGTTFLQVRDYLMCPPQDLTVRYKGGGQWVALRTLGKELGRRKEVFENPQLFVWGWQSPLFFYGNLDGASRHLFTDNLLRDFADKPHPIITPRIAEIMDDLRAKRPPLIFVGYPPFPALKALLNEDYLPSRLIPTPPDGGYLGLWVAKDRYAAFENFDGSRTAGPLRTP
- a CDS encoding glycosyltransferase family 4 protein; amino-acid sequence: MRVTLVTETFPPQVNGVSRTLGELARRLGEGGDAVQVVYPDYGDRPNRPDAYRVGSFQLPFYREIHVPLPPFSRVHKAIDAFRPDVIHVATEAFLGFSALRHASRRSIPIVSSFHTNFDQYSSHYGVGWARSTIWRYLRWFHNRTKQTYVPSRTTIDLLEGRGFERLVLWPRGVHSSFFRPDRPGRDRIRAEFGWAPEDVVVSYVSRIAPEKNVDFLADALAIVAERRPQVRILFVGDGPSREALETRMGGAVKFAGYRTGDDLADHYAAGDVFAFTSTTETFGNVVLEAMASGMPVVALRAGGVGEIVRDEETGILLDPDAPPDAFARALIRLADRNEVRRRMAEAARAYAESQSWDAIMDGLRDHYAQVIAEARSTRETSATAS